A portion of the Thunnus maccoyii chromosome 20, fThuMac1.1, whole genome shotgun sequence genome contains these proteins:
- the LOC121887215 gene encoding hydroxycarboxylic acid receptor 2-like, translating into MTILNSTTPIPGGGGSGGSGCPPVNFKLEGTIMLPVLTVILGLLGNIVALWIFCFKLKAWNPNNLFLFNLVIADFLVLASLPLRIDDFLRGHWVFGDGLCRISLFLIFSNRSASIALMTVVAIYRYFKVIHPHHWFSRMTKRQAVYMLVFVWLLVISPRVPILANNFIEVCSNSSQCLFFTCSSLPTLVTTHRILVALEFIIPLAMLLFCSIRISSFLRERQMGKADKVRKAMRVCNAIVAMFIVCFLPTTVTTIGVWVIRSFHPRDCATLYTFIQLTIVSLWLNFLNSALDPILYIFSSSMFKKALCSSLPHFLHCGQDAGNAETMTGLCRTSILH; encoded by the exons ATGACCATTTTAAACTCCACAACTCCAATCCCTGGTGGTGGAGGCAGCGGTGGCAGCGGCTGCCCACCAGTCAATTTTAAACTGGAGGGTACAATCATGTTACCAGTCCTCACCGTCATACTGGGGCTACTGGGAAACATAGTTGCTCTGTGGATATTTTGCTTTAAACTGAAGGCCTGGAACCCCAACAACCTGTTCCTCTTCAACCTGGTTATCGCCGACTTCCTGGTTCTCGCGAGTCTTCCTCTCAGGATCGATGACTTTCTCAGAGGCCACTGGGTGTTTGGTGATGGCTTGTGCAGGATTAGCCTCTTCCTGATATTTTCCAACCGCTCGGCCAGCATTGCACTCATGACTGTGGTGGCAATTTACCGCTACTTTAAG GTGATCCACCCTCACCACTGGTTCAGCCGTATGACTAAAAGACAGGCTGTGTACATGTTAGTGTTTGTCTGGTTGTTGGTCATCAGTCCTCGGGTTCCCATTCTGGCTAACAACTTCATAGAGGtctgcagcaacagcagccagTGCTTATTTTTCACTTGTTCTTCACTCCCCACCCTGGTCACCACGCACCGCATCCTGGTGGCACTGGAGTTCATCATTCCACTGGCCATGCTGCTGTTCTGCTCCATCCGGATTTCCAGCTTCCTGAGGGAGCGGCAGATGGGAAAAGCTGACAAGGTGCGCAAGGCGATGAGGGTGTGCAACGCCATCGTCGCCATGTTCATAGTGTGCTTCTTACCAACCACGGTGACAACCATCGGGGTGTGGGTCATCCGCTCGTTTCACCCACGGGATTGCGCCACACTCTACACTTTCATCCAGCTCACCATTGTGTCTTTGTGGCTGAACTTCCTGAATTCGGCTCTGGACCCCATCTTATACATCTTCTCCAGCTCCATGTTCAAGAAGGCGCTCTGCAGCTCACTCCCCCATTTCCTGCACTGCGGTCAGGACGCAGGCAACGCTGAGACGATGACTGGATTATGCAGGACTAGTATTTTGCACTGA
- the LOC121887214 gene encoding hydroxycarboxylic acid receptor 2-like, translated as MTILNSTTPTLGGGGSGGSGCPPVDFKLEGTIMLPVLAVILGLLGNIVALWIFCFKLKAWNPNNRFLFNLVIADFLVLASLPLRIDDFLRGHWVFGDGLCRISLFLIFSNRSASIAHMTVVAIYRYFKVVHPHHWFSHMTKRQAVYMLVFVWLLVISPRVPILANNFIEVRGNSSQCLFFTCSSLTTLVTTHRILAALEFIIPLAMLLFCSIRISSFLRHRQMGKADKVRKAMRVCNAIVAMFIVCFLPTTVTTIGVWVIRSYHPRDCATLYTFIQLTIVSLWLNFLNSALDPILYIFSSSMFKKALCSSLPRFLHCGQDAGNAETTASSTESQSVIQMALKSMRADRGNEAM; from the exons ATGACCATTTTAAACTCCACAACTCCAACTCTTGGTGGTGGAGGCAGCGGCGGCAGCGGCTGCCCACCAGTGGATTTTAAACTGGAGGGTACGATCATGTTACCAGTCCTCGCCGTCATACTGGGGCTGCTGGGAAACATAGTTGCTCTGTGGATCTTTTGCTTTAAACTGAAGGCCTGGAACCCCAACAACCGGTTCCTCTTCAACCTGGTTATCGCCGACTTCCTGGTTCTCGCAAGTCTTCCTCTCAGGATCGATGACTTTCTCAGAGGCCACTGGGTGTTTGGTGATGGCTTGTGCAGGATTAGCCTCTTCCTGATATTTTCCAACCGCTCGGCCAGCATCGCACACATGACTGTGGTGGCAATTTATCGCTACTTTAAG GTGGTCCACCCTCACCACTGGTTCAGCCATATGACTAAGAGACAGGCTGTGTACATGTTAGTGTTTGTCTGGTTGTTGGTCATCAGTCCTCGGGTTCCCATTCTGGCTAACAACTTCATCGAGGTCCGCGGCAACAGCAGCCAGTGCTTATTTTTCACTTGTTCTTCACTCACCACCCTGGTCACCACGCACCGCATCCTGGCAGCGCTGGAGTTCATCATCCCGCTGGCCATGCTGCTGTTCTGCTCCATCCGGATTTCCAGCTTCCTGAGGCACCGGCAGATGGGAAAAGCTGACAAGGTGCGCAAGGCGATGAGGGTGTGCAACGCCATCGTCGCCATGTTCATAGTGTGCTTCTTACCGACCACGGTGACGACCATCGGGGTGTGGGTCATCCGCTCGTATCACCCACGGGATTGTGCCACACTCTACACTTTCATCCAGCTCACCATTGTGTCTTTGTGGCTGAACTTTCTGAATTCAGCTCTGGACCCCATCTTATACATCTTCTCCAGCTCCATGTTTAAGAAGGCACTCTGCAGCTCGCTTCCCCGTTTCCTGCACTGTGGTCAGGACGCAGGCAACGCTGAGACGACTGCATCCTCAACTgaaagtcagtcagtcataCAGATGGCACTGAAATCCATGAGGGCTGACAGAGGGAATGAAGCCATGTAA
- the LOC121887077 gene encoding hydroxycarboxylic acid receptor 2-like: MVSEYNKNLTMTMLNFTTPIPGDGGSGVSCCQSDHSQLEGAILPPVLTIDVILGLLGNMVALWIFCFKLKVWNPNNLFLFNLVIADFLALMSLPLRIDAALRGHWVFGDGLCRIDLFLMFSNRSASIALMTVVAIYRYFKVVHPHHRFNHLTKRQAVHVLVFVWLLVISLWAPILAYKHIKGSGNSTQCLYFTSSSLTIIVKMHRMLTVLEFIIPMVMLLFCSIRISIFLRERQMGKSEKVRKAMRVCNAIVAVFIVCFLPTVVMSIGLGVIHSYRPQECATHYTFTHLIIVSLGLNFLNSALDPILYIFSSSMFRKALCSSLPRFLRCGQDTGDTEETECQSTTQQETVIHEGRQRE, translated from the exons atggTATCTGAATATAACAAAAACCTCACCATGACCATGTTAAATTTCACAACTCCAATCCCTGGTGATGGAGGCAGCGGCGTAAGTTGCTGTCAATCAGACCATAGTCAACTGGAAGGTGCCATCCTACCCCCTGTCCTCACCATCGACGTCATACTGGGGCTGCTGGGAAATATGGTTGCTCTGTGGATATTTTGCTTTAAACTGAAGGTCTGGAACCCCAACAACCTGTTCCTCTTCAACCTGGTTATCGCCGACTTCCTGGCTCTCATGAGCCTGCCTCTCAGGATCGATGCTGCGCTCAGAGGCCACTGGGTGTTTGGTGATGGCTTGTGCAGGATTGACCTCTTTCTGATGTTTTCCAACCGCTCGGCCAGCATTGCACTCATGACCGTGGTGGCAATTTACCGCTACTTTAAG GTGGTCCACCCTCACCACCGGTTCAACCATCTGACCAAGAGACAGGCTGTGCACGTGTTAGTGTTTGTCTGGCTGTTGGTCATCAGCCTTTGGGCTCCCATACTGGCTTATAAACACATTAAAGGCAGTGGCAACAGCACCCAGTGCTTATACTTCACTTCTTCTTCACTCACCATCATAGTCAAAATGCACCGCATGCTGACGGTGCTGGAGTTTATCATCCCAATggtcatgttgttgttttgctccATCCGGATTTCCATCTTCCTGAGGGAGCGGCAAATGGGAAAATCTGAAAAGGTGCGCAAGGCGATGAGGGTGTGCAATGCCATCGTCGCTGTGTTCATAGTATGCTTCTTACCTACCGTAGTGATGAGCATCGGGCTGGGGGTCATCCACTCGTACCGCCCACAGGAGTGCGCCACCCATTACACTTTCACCCACCTCATCATCGTGTCTTTGGGGCTGAACTTCCTGAACTCAGCTCTGGACCCCATCTTATACATCTTCTCCAGCTCCATGTTCAGGAAGGCGCTTTGCAGCTCACTTCCCCGTTTCCTGCGCTGCGGTCAGGACACAGGCGACACAGAGGAGACTGAATGTCAGTCGACCACCCAGCAGGAAACTGTAATCCATGAGGGCCGACAGAGGGAATGA
- the LOC121887222 gene encoding hydroxycarboxylic acid receptor 2-like: protein MVSEYNKNLTMTMLNFTTPIPGDGGSGVSCCQSDHSQLEGAILPPVLTIDVILGLLGNMVALWIFCFKLKVWNPNNLFLFNLVIADFLALMSLPLRIDAALRGHWVFGDGLCRIDLFLMFSNRSASIALMTVVAIYRYFKVVHPHHRFNHLTKRQAVHVLVFVWLLVISLWAPILAYKHIKGSGNSTQCLYFTSSSLTIIVKMHRMLTVLEFIIPMVMLLFCSIRISIFLRERKMGKSEKVRKAMRVCNAIVAVFIVCFLPTVVTSIGLGVIHSYRPQDCATHYTFTHLIIVSLGLNFLNSALDPILYIFSSSMFRKALCSSLPRFLRCGQDTGDTEETECQSTTQQETVIHEGRQRE from the exons atggTATCTGAATATAACAAAAACCTCACCATGACCATGTTAAATTTCACAACTCCAATCCCTGGTGATGGAGGCAGCGGCGTAAGTTGCTGTCAATCAGACCATAGTCAACTGGAAGGTGCCATCCTACCCCCTGTCCTCACCATCGACGTCATACTGGGGCTGCTGGGAAATATGGTTGCTCTGTGGATATTTTGCTTTAAACTGAAGGTCTGGAACCCCAACAACCTGTTCCTCTTCAACCTGGTTATCGCCGACTTCCTGGCTCTCATGAGCCTGCCTCTCAGGATCGATGCTGCGCTCAGAGGCCACTGGGTGTTTGGTGATGGCTTGTGCAGGATTGACCTCTTTCTGATGTTTTCCAACCGCTCGGCCAGCATTGCACTCATGACCGTGGTGGCAATTTACCGCTACTTTAAG GTGGTCCACCCTCACCACCGGTTCAACCATCTGACCAAGAGACAGGCTGTGCACGTGTTAGTGTTTGTCTGGCTGTTGGTCATCAGCCTTTGGGCTCCCATACTGGCTTATAAACACATTAAAGGCAGTGGCAACAGCACCCAGTGCTTATACTTCACTTCTTCTTCACTCACCATCATAGTCAAAATGCACCGCATGCTGACGGTGCTGGAGTTTATCATCCCAATggtcatgttgttgttttgctccATCCGGATTTCCATCTTCCTGAGGGAGCGGAAAATGGGAAAATCTGAAAAGGTGCGCAAGGCGATGAGGGTGTGCAATGCCATCGTCGCTGTGTTCATAGTGTGCTTCTTACCTACCGTAGTGACGAGCATCGGGCTGGGGGTCATCCACTCGTACCGCCCACAGGACTGCGCCACCCATTACACTTTCACCCACCTCATCATCGTGTCTTTGGGGCTGAACTTCCTGAACTCAGCTCTGGACCCCATCTTATACATCTTCTCCAGCTCCATGTTCAGGAAGGCGCTTTGCAGCTCACTTCCCCGTTTCCTGCGCTGCGGTCAGGACACAGGCGACACAGAGGAGACTGAATGTCAGTCGACCACCCAGCAGGAAACTGTAATCCATGAGGGCCGACAGAGGGAATGA
- the LOC121887223 gene encoding hydroxycarboxylic acid receptor 2-like: MVSEYNKNLTMTMLNFTTPIPGDGGSGGGCCQSDHSQLEGAILPPVLTIDVILGLLGNMVALWIFCFKLKVWNPNNLFLFNLVIADFLALMSLPLRIDAALRGHWVFGDGMCRIDLFLMFSNRSASIALMTVVAIYRYFKVVHPHHRFNHLTKRQAVHVLVFVWLLVISLWAPILAYKHIKGSGNSTQCLYFTSSSLTIIVKMHRMLTVLEFIIPMVMLLFCSIRISIFLRERKMGKSEKVRKAMRVCNAIVAVFIVCFLPTVVTSIGLGVIHSYRPQDCATHYTFTHLIIVSLGLNFLNSALDPILYIFSSSMFRKALCSSLPRFLRCGQDTGDTEETECQSTTQQETVIHEGRQRE, translated from the exons atggTATCTGAATATAACAAAAACCTCACCATGACCATGTTAAATTTCACAACTCCAATCCCTGGTGATGGAGGCAGCGGCGGAGGTTGCTGTCAATCAGACCATAGTCAACTGGAAGGTGCCATCCTACCCCCTGTCCTCACCATCGACGTCATACTGGGGCTGCTGGGAAATATGGTTGCTCTGTGGATATTTTGCTTTAAACTGAAGGTCTGGAACCCCAACAACCTGTTCCTCTTCAACCTGGTTATCGCCGACTTCCTGGCTCTCATGAGCCTGCCTCTCAGGATCGATGCTGCGCTCAGAGGCCACTGGGTGTTTGGTGATGGCATGTGCAGGATTGACCTCTTTCTGATGTTTTCCAACCGCTCGGCCAGCATTGCACTCATGACTGTGGTGGCAATTTACCGCTACTTTAAG GTGGTCCACCCTCACCACCGGTTCAACCATCTGACCAAGAGACAGGCTGTGCACGTGTTAGTGTTTGTCTGGCTGTTGGTCATCAGCCTTTGGGCTCCCATACTGGCTTATAAACACATTAAAGGCAGTGGCAACAGCACCCAGTGCTTATACTTCACTTCTTCTTCACTCACCATCATAGTCAAAATGCACCGCATGCTGACGGTGCTGGAGTTTATCATCCCAATggtcatgttgttgttttgctccATCCGGATTTCCATCTTCCTGAGGGAGCGGAAAATGGGAAAATCTGAAAAGGTGCGCAAGGCGATGAGGGTGTGCAATGCCATCGTCGCTGTGTTCATAGTGTGCTTCTTACCTACCGTAGTGACGAGCATCGGGCTGGGGGTCATCCACTCGTACCGCCCACAGGACTGCGCCACCCATTACACTTTCACCCACCTCATCATCGTGTCTTTGGGGCTGAACTTCCTGAACTCAGCTCTGGACCCCATCTTATACATCTTCTCCAGCTCCATGTTCAGGAAGGCGCTTTGCAGCTCACTTCCCCGTTTCCTGCGCTGCGGTCAGGACACAGGCGACACAGAGGAGACTGAATGTCAGTCGACCACCCAGCAGGAAACTGTAATCCATGAGGGCCGACAGAGGGAATGA